In one Oryza glaberrima chromosome 2, OglaRS2, whole genome shotgun sequence genomic region, the following are encoded:
- the LOC127763740 gene encoding uncharacterized protein LOC127763740 isoform X2 gives MATAAAGDDPPSPPPPAERPGGWFSGLVCGAGRLLAAVLGPDSPDSGTGGSASSSQESSSQSPPPPRGHRGSGDNTAHFASNNQFNQSGKEITLKDSGVGSLALVSEIDPKDAILQMLLQETYSRSECDILIKIIHERVVDSDPDVVEPSIVLPIAWQTSQQQDHVPYSSFRPNTCSASSNVHDCSQQLDNNIVENGWLEESQHALKRSNSCTGHNLDESHSRSVRPKLNDLNISNRQDGILKSHSDIASFEEATTKDPNAFRGIPEDTKKLFKDIPLLGTDNLIFSNIVSYDDTDNDISALRGKRPAVTARTFASATSEANRDNRCPTMLYPYSDRDLTNTFPIKVEPLDDIVPFDPEIVVLSRKNRNSTICNDPCSVSKLMFQEDKEAAPSSSTGVPLENSPRNCTGASLQRSTQTRRSSPANVYRRQYIDSRTRSRSGPSHQGEPIAVGQEPDLAPTQAKKPVGRPRKSRRYWKASRR, from the exons ATGgcaaccgccgccgcaggcgatgatccaccgtcaccgccgccgccagcggagCGGCCCGGAGGGTGGTTCTCCGGCCTGGTAtgcggcgccggccgcctcctcgccgccgtgctcggccCGGACTCCCCCGACTCCGGCACCGGCGGCTCCGCTTCCTCCTCGCAGGAGTCGTCGTCCCagtctccgccgcctccgcgcggccACCGCGGCAGTGGCG ATAATACTGCGCACTTTGCTTCTAACAATCAGTTCAACCAG AGCGGAAAGGAGATTACTCTAAAAGACAGTGGTGTGGGATCCTTAGCACTTGTCTCAGAGATAGATCCCAAGGATGCTATACTGCAGATGCTTTTGCAAGAAACGTACTCAAG ATCGGAATGTGATATACTGATAAAGATAATTCACGAGAGGGTTGTGGACTCAGACCCTGATGTGGTTGAACCTTCTATTGTTCTTCCAATTGCTTGGCAAACTAGCCAACAGCAAGATCATGTTCCATACTCTTCATTTCGTCCAAACACTTGCTCTGCGAGTTCAAATGTTCATGATTGTAGCCAACAGCTTGACAACAACATTGTTGAGAACGGATGGCTTGAAGAGAGTCAGCAT GCTCTGAAAAGAAGTAATTCTTGCACTGGACATAACCTCGATGAGTCTCACTCCCGAAGTGTCAGACCAAAGCTAAATGATTTGAACATTTCAAATAGGCAGGATGGTATTCTTAAGAGTCATTCAG ATATAGCTTCATTTGAAGAGGCAACCACCAAGGACCCTAATGCATTCAGGGGGATACCAGAAGATACAAAGAAGCTGTTCAAAGATATCCCCCTTCTCGGGACGGACAACCTAATATTTTCCAACATTGTTTCATATGATGACACTGATAATGACATATCAGCTCTCCGTGGTAAGCGCCCTGCTGTAACTGCACGGACCTTTGCTTCAGCCACTAGTGAAGCCAACCGGGATAACCGTTGTCCTACCATGCTCTATCCATACTCTGATCGG GACCTGACAAATACCTTTCCTATTAAGGTGGAACCTTTGGATGATATTGTTCCTTTTGATCCTGAAATAGTAGTCCTTTCACGCAAAAACCGTAACA GCACCATCTGCAATGACCCTTGTTCTGTTTCAAAACTTATGTTTCAAGAGGACAAGGAGGCTGCGCCCAG TTCATCAACAGGCGTGCCGCTTGAAAACAGTCCTAGGAATTGCACAGGAGCTAGCCTGCAAAGGAGCACTCAAACTAGGAGAAGTTCACCTGCTAATGTATATCGTCGCCAATACATTGACAGCAGAACCCGATCAAGGAGTGGTCCATCACATCAAGGCGAACCGATAGCGGTTGGCCAGGAGCCAGACTTGGCTCCAACCCAGGCGAAGAAACCGGTTGGGAGGCCAAGGAAGTCAAGAAG GTACTGGAAGGCCAGCAGAAGATGA
- the LOC127763740 gene encoding uncharacterized protein LOC127763740 isoform X1, which translates to MATAAAGDDPPSPPPPAERPGGWFSGLVCGAGRLLAAVLGPDSPDSGTGGSASSSQESSSQSPPPPRGHRGSGDNTAHFASNNQFNQSGKEITLKDSGVGSLALVSEIDPKDAILQMLLQETYSRSECDILIKIIHERVVDSDPDVVEPSIVLPIAWQTSQQQDHVPYSSFRPNTCSASSNVHDCSQQLDNNIVENGWLEESQHALKRSNSCTGHNLDESHSRSVRPKLNDLNISNRQDGILKSHSDIASFEEATTKDPNAFRGIPEDTKKLFKDIPLLGTDNLIFSNIVSYDDTDNDISALRGKRPAVTARTFASATSEANRDNRCPTMLYPYSDRDLTNTFPIKVEPLDDIVPFDPEIVVLSRKNRNTGTICNDPCSVSKLMFQEDKEAAPSSSTGVPLENSPRNCTGASLQRSTQTRRSSPANVYRRQYIDSRTRSRSGPSHQGEPIAVGQEPDLAPTQAKKPVGRPRKSRRYWKASRR; encoded by the exons ATGgcaaccgccgccgcaggcgatgatccaccgtcaccgccgccgccagcggagCGGCCCGGAGGGTGGTTCTCCGGCCTGGTAtgcggcgccggccgcctcctcgccgccgtgctcggccCGGACTCCCCCGACTCCGGCACCGGCGGCTCCGCTTCCTCCTCGCAGGAGTCGTCGTCCCagtctccgccgcctccgcgcggccACCGCGGCAGTGGCG ATAATACTGCGCACTTTGCTTCTAACAATCAGTTCAACCAG AGCGGAAAGGAGATTACTCTAAAAGACAGTGGTGTGGGATCCTTAGCACTTGTCTCAGAGATAGATCCCAAGGATGCTATACTGCAGATGCTTTTGCAAGAAACGTACTCAAG ATCGGAATGTGATATACTGATAAAGATAATTCACGAGAGGGTTGTGGACTCAGACCCTGATGTGGTTGAACCTTCTATTGTTCTTCCAATTGCTTGGCAAACTAGCCAACAGCAAGATCATGTTCCATACTCTTCATTTCGTCCAAACACTTGCTCTGCGAGTTCAAATGTTCATGATTGTAGCCAACAGCTTGACAACAACATTGTTGAGAACGGATGGCTTGAAGAGAGTCAGCAT GCTCTGAAAAGAAGTAATTCTTGCACTGGACATAACCTCGATGAGTCTCACTCCCGAAGTGTCAGACCAAAGCTAAATGATTTGAACATTTCAAATAGGCAGGATGGTATTCTTAAGAGTCATTCAG ATATAGCTTCATTTGAAGAGGCAACCACCAAGGACCCTAATGCATTCAGGGGGATACCAGAAGATACAAAGAAGCTGTTCAAAGATATCCCCCTTCTCGGGACGGACAACCTAATATTTTCCAACATTGTTTCATATGATGACACTGATAATGACATATCAGCTCTCCGTGGTAAGCGCCCTGCTGTAACTGCACGGACCTTTGCTTCAGCCACTAGTGAAGCCAACCGGGATAACCGTTGTCCTACCATGCTCTATCCATACTCTGATCGG GACCTGACAAATACCTTTCCTATTAAGGTGGAACCTTTGGATGATATTGTTCCTTTTGATCCTGAAATAGTAGTCCTTTCACGCAAAAACCGTAACA CAGGCACCATCTGCAATGACCCTTGTTCTGTTTCAAAACTTATGTTTCAAGAGGACAAGGAGGCTGCGCCCAG TTCATCAACAGGCGTGCCGCTTGAAAACAGTCCTAGGAATTGCACAGGAGCTAGCCTGCAAAGGAGCACTCAAACTAGGAGAAGTTCACCTGCTAATGTATATCGTCGCCAATACATTGACAGCAGAACCCGATCAAGGAGTGGTCCATCACATCAAGGCGAACCGATAGCGGTTGGCCAGGAGCCAGACTTGGCTCCAACCCAGGCGAAGAAACCGGTTGGGAGGCCAAGGAAGTCAAGAAG GTACTGGAAGGCCAGCAGAAGATGA
- the LOC127763740 gene encoding uncharacterized protein LOC127763740 isoform X3 encodes MATAAAGDDPPSPPPPAERPGGWFSGLVCGAGRLLAAVLGPDSPDSGTGGSASSSQESSSQSPPPPRGHRGSGDNTAHFASNNQFNQSGKEITLKDSGVGSLALVSEIDPKDAILQMLLQETYSRSECDILIKIIHERVVDSDPDVVEPSIVLPIAWQTSQQQDHVPYSSFRPNTCSASSNVHDCSQQLDNNIVENGWLEESQHALKRSNSCTGHNLDESHSRSVRPKLNDLNISNRQDGILKSHSDIASFEEATTKDPNAFRGIPEDTKKLFKDIPLLGTDNLIFSNIVSYDDTDNDISALRGKRPAVTARTFASATSEANRDNRCPTMLYPYSDRDLTNTFPIKVEPLDDIVPFDPEIVVLSRKNRNTGTICNDPCSVSKLMFQEDKEAAPSSSTGVPLENSPRNCTGASLQRSTQTRRSSPANVYRRQYIDSRTRSRSGPSHQGEPIAVGQEPDLAPTQAKKPVGRPRKSRR; translated from the exons ATGgcaaccgccgccgcaggcgatgatccaccgtcaccgccgccgccagcggagCGGCCCGGAGGGTGGTTCTCCGGCCTGGTAtgcggcgccggccgcctcctcgccgccgtgctcggccCGGACTCCCCCGACTCCGGCACCGGCGGCTCCGCTTCCTCCTCGCAGGAGTCGTCGTCCCagtctccgccgcctccgcgcggccACCGCGGCAGTGGCG ATAATACTGCGCACTTTGCTTCTAACAATCAGTTCAACCAG AGCGGAAAGGAGATTACTCTAAAAGACAGTGGTGTGGGATCCTTAGCACTTGTCTCAGAGATAGATCCCAAGGATGCTATACTGCAGATGCTTTTGCAAGAAACGTACTCAAG ATCGGAATGTGATATACTGATAAAGATAATTCACGAGAGGGTTGTGGACTCAGACCCTGATGTGGTTGAACCTTCTATTGTTCTTCCAATTGCTTGGCAAACTAGCCAACAGCAAGATCATGTTCCATACTCTTCATTTCGTCCAAACACTTGCTCTGCGAGTTCAAATGTTCATGATTGTAGCCAACAGCTTGACAACAACATTGTTGAGAACGGATGGCTTGAAGAGAGTCAGCAT GCTCTGAAAAGAAGTAATTCTTGCACTGGACATAACCTCGATGAGTCTCACTCCCGAAGTGTCAGACCAAAGCTAAATGATTTGAACATTTCAAATAGGCAGGATGGTATTCTTAAGAGTCATTCAG ATATAGCTTCATTTGAAGAGGCAACCACCAAGGACCCTAATGCATTCAGGGGGATACCAGAAGATACAAAGAAGCTGTTCAAAGATATCCCCCTTCTCGGGACGGACAACCTAATATTTTCCAACATTGTTTCATATGATGACACTGATAATGACATATCAGCTCTCCGTGGTAAGCGCCCTGCTGTAACTGCACGGACCTTTGCTTCAGCCACTAGTGAAGCCAACCGGGATAACCGTTGTCCTACCATGCTCTATCCATACTCTGATCGG GACCTGACAAATACCTTTCCTATTAAGGTGGAACCTTTGGATGATATTGTTCCTTTTGATCCTGAAATAGTAGTCCTTTCACGCAAAAACCGTAACA CAGGCACCATCTGCAATGACCCTTGTTCTGTTTCAAAACTTATGTTTCAAGAGGACAAGGAGGCTGCGCCCAG TTCATCAACAGGCGTGCCGCTTGAAAACAGTCCTAGGAATTGCACAGGAGCTAGCCTGCAAAGGAGCACTCAAACTAGGAGAAGTTCACCTGCTAATGTATATCGTCGCCAATACATTGACAGCAGAACCCGATCAAGGAGTGGTCCATCACATCAAGGCGAACCGATAGCGGTTGGCCAGGAGCCAGACTTGGCTCCAACCCAGGCGAAGAAACCGGTTGGGAGGCCAAGGAAGTCAAGAAGGTGA
- the LOC127761177 gene encoding probable small nuclear ribonucleoprotein F translates to MATVPVNPKPFLNNLTGKPVIVKLKWGMEYKGYLVSVDSYMNLQLANTEEYIDGQFSGNLGEILIRCNNVLYLRGVPEDTEIEDAE, encoded by the exons ATGGCG ACTGTGCCAGTTAACCCGAAGCCTTTCTTGAACAACCTGACAGGGAAGCCTGTCATTGTCAAACTTAAGTGGGGTATGGAATACAAAG GATATCTTGTTTCTGTCGACTCTTATATGAATCTGCAG CTGGCTAATACAGAGGAGTATATTGATGGGCAATTCTCTGGAAACTTGGGTGAGATACTGATAAG GTGCAACAACGTTTTGTATCTCCGAGGCGTTCCAGAGGATACCGAGATAGAGGATGCGGAATGA
- the LOC127762258 gene encoding 4-coumarate--CoA ligase 3 isoform X1 — translation MGSVAAEEVVVFRSKLPDIEIDNSMTLQEYCFARMAEVGARPCLIDGQTGESYTYAEVESASRRAAAGLRRMGVGKGDVVMSLLRNCPEFAFSFLGAARLGAATTTANPFYTPHEVHRQAEAAGARVIVTEACAVEKVREFAAERGVPVVTVDGAFDGCVEFREVLAAEELDADADVHPDDVVALPYSSGTTGLPKGVMLTHRSLITSVAQQVDGENPNLYFSKDDVILCLLPLFHIYSLNSVLLAGLRAGSTIVIMRKFDLGALVDLVRKHNITIAPFVPPIVVEIAKSPRVTAEDLASIRMVMSGAAPMGKDLQDAFMAKIPNAVLGQGYGMTEAGPVLAMCLAFAKEPFKVKSGSCGTVVRNAELKIVDPDTGASLGRNQSGEICIRGEQIMKGYLNDPEATKNTIDEDGWLHTGDIGFVDDDDEIFIVDRLKEIIKYKGFQVPPAELEALLITHPEIKDAAVVSMKDDLAGEVPVAFIVRTEGSEITEDEIKKFVAKEVVFYKRINKVFFTDSIPKNPSGKILRKDLRARLAAGIPDAVAAAAADAPKSS, via the exons ATggggtcggtggcggcggaggaggtggtggtgttcCGGTCGAAGCTGCCGGACATCGAGATCGACAACAGCATGACGCTGCAGGAGTACTGCTTCGCGAGGATGGCGGAGGTCGGGGCGCGGCCGTGCCTGATCGACGGGCAGACCGGGGAGTCGTACACGTACGCGGAGGTGGAGTCCGCgtcgcggcgcgccgcggcggggctCCGGCGGATGGGGGTGGGCAAGGGCGACGTGGTGATGAGCCTCCTCCGCAACTGCCCCGAGttcgccttctccttcctcgGCGCGGCCAGGCTGGGCGCCGCCACCACGACGGCGAACCCGTTCTACACGCCGCACGAGGTCCACCGCCAGGCGGAGGCCGCGGGCGCCAGGGTGATCGTCACCGAGGCGTGCGCCGTCGAGAAGGTGCGGGAGTTCGCCGCGGAGAGGGGCGTCCCCGTGGTCACCGTGGACGGCGCGTTCGACGGCTGCGTGGAGTTCCGCGAGGTGCTCGCCGCGGAGgagctcgacgccgacgccgacgtccaccccgacgacgtcgtcgcccTCCCCTACTCCTCCGGCACCACCGGCCTCCCCAAGGGCGTCATGCTCACCCACCGCAGCCTCATCACCAGCGTCGCCCAGCAG GTGGATGGAGAGAACCCTAACCTGTACTTCAGCAAGGATGATGTTATACTATGCCTGCTGCCACTGTTCCACATCTACTCGCTCAACTCCGTGCTGCTGGCTGGCCTGCGTGCCGGGTCGACCATCGTGATCATGCGGAAGTTTGATCTTGGCGCGCTCGTCGACCTTGTGCGCAAGCACAACATCACTATCGCCCCCTTCGTGCCCCCCATCGTGGTGGAGATCGCCAAGAGCCCCCGCGTCACCGCGGAGGACCTCGCCTCCATCCGCATGGTCATGTCCGGTGCCGCGCCCATGGGGAAGGACCTTCAGGATGCATTCATGGCCAAGATCCCCAATGCCGTCCTCGGACAG GGTTACGGTATGACTGAGGCTGGGCCAGTGCTGGCAATGTGCCTGGCGTTTGCCAAGGAGCCCTTCAAGGTGAAGTCCGGGTCGTGCGGTACAGTGGTGCGCAACGCGGAGCTGAAGATCGTCGACCCCGACACCGGCGCCTCCCTCGGCCGGAACCAGTCCGGCGAGATCTGCATCCGCGGAGAACAGATCATGAAAG GCTATCTGAATGATCCTGAGGCGACCAAGAACACCATCGACGAGGACGGGTGGCTGCACACCGGAGACATCGGcttcgtcgacgacgacgacgagatctTCATCGTGGACAGGCTCAAGGAGATCATCAAGTACAAGGGGTTCCAGGTGCCACCGGCCGAGCTGGAGGCGCTGCTCATCACTCACCCGGAGATCaaggacgccgccgtcgtctc GATGAAGGATGATCTTGCCGGTGAAGTGCCAGTCGCCTTCATTGTCCGGACAGAAGGCTCAGAAATCACCGAGGATGAGATCAAGAAATTCGTTGCAAAAGAG GTGGTGTTCTACAAGAGGATCAACAAGGTGTTCTTCACCGATTCCATCCCCAAGAACCCTTCCGGCAAGATCCTCAGGAAGGACTTAAGAGCCAGGCTCGCCGCCGGCATtcccgacgccgtcgccgccgccgccgccgatgcgccCAAAAGCAGCTAA
- the LOC127762258 gene encoding 4-coumarate--CoA ligase 3 isoform X2 — protein MGSVAAEEVVVFRSKLPDIEIDNSMTLQEYCFARMAEVGARPCLIDGQTGESYTYAEVESASRRAAAGLRRMGVGKGDVVMSLLRNCPEFAFSFLGAARLGAATTTANPFYTPHEVHRQAEAAGARVIVTEACAVEKVREFAAERGVPVVTVDGAFDGCVEFREVLAAEELDADADVHPDDVVALPYSSGTTGLPKGVMLTHRSLITSVAQQVDGENPNLYFSKDDVILCLLPLFHIYSLNSVLLAGLRAGSTIVIMRKFDLGALVDLVRKHNITIAPFVPPIVVEIAKSPRVTAEDLASIRMVMSGAAPMGKDLQDAFMAKIPNAVLGQGYGMTEAGPVLAMCLAFAKEPFKVKSGSCGTVVRNAELKIVDPDTGASLGRNQSGEICIRGEQIMKGYLNDPEATKNTIDEDGWLHTGDIGFVDDDDEIFIVDRLKEIIKYKGFQVPPAELEALLITHPEIKDAAVVSCW, from the exons ATggggtcggtggcggcggaggaggtggtggtgttcCGGTCGAAGCTGCCGGACATCGAGATCGACAACAGCATGACGCTGCAGGAGTACTGCTTCGCGAGGATGGCGGAGGTCGGGGCGCGGCCGTGCCTGATCGACGGGCAGACCGGGGAGTCGTACACGTACGCGGAGGTGGAGTCCGCgtcgcggcgcgccgcggcggggctCCGGCGGATGGGGGTGGGCAAGGGCGACGTGGTGATGAGCCTCCTCCGCAACTGCCCCGAGttcgccttctccttcctcgGCGCGGCCAGGCTGGGCGCCGCCACCACGACGGCGAACCCGTTCTACACGCCGCACGAGGTCCACCGCCAGGCGGAGGCCGCGGGCGCCAGGGTGATCGTCACCGAGGCGTGCGCCGTCGAGAAGGTGCGGGAGTTCGCCGCGGAGAGGGGCGTCCCCGTGGTCACCGTGGACGGCGCGTTCGACGGCTGCGTGGAGTTCCGCGAGGTGCTCGCCGCGGAGgagctcgacgccgacgccgacgtccaccccgacgacgtcgtcgcccTCCCCTACTCCTCCGGCACCACCGGCCTCCCCAAGGGCGTCATGCTCACCCACCGCAGCCTCATCACCAGCGTCGCCCAGCAG GTGGATGGAGAGAACCCTAACCTGTACTTCAGCAAGGATGATGTTATACTATGCCTGCTGCCACTGTTCCACATCTACTCGCTCAACTCCGTGCTGCTGGCTGGCCTGCGTGCCGGGTCGACCATCGTGATCATGCGGAAGTTTGATCTTGGCGCGCTCGTCGACCTTGTGCGCAAGCACAACATCACTATCGCCCCCTTCGTGCCCCCCATCGTGGTGGAGATCGCCAAGAGCCCCCGCGTCACCGCGGAGGACCTCGCCTCCATCCGCATGGTCATGTCCGGTGCCGCGCCCATGGGGAAGGACCTTCAGGATGCATTCATGGCCAAGATCCCCAATGCCGTCCTCGGACAG GGTTACGGTATGACTGAGGCTGGGCCAGTGCTGGCAATGTGCCTGGCGTTTGCCAAGGAGCCCTTCAAGGTGAAGTCCGGGTCGTGCGGTACAGTGGTGCGCAACGCGGAGCTGAAGATCGTCGACCCCGACACCGGCGCCTCCCTCGGCCGGAACCAGTCCGGCGAGATCTGCATCCGCGGAGAACAGATCATGAAAG GCTATCTGAATGATCCTGAGGCGACCAAGAACACCATCGACGAGGACGGGTGGCTGCACACCGGAGACATCGGcttcgtcgacgacgacgacgagatctTCATCGTGGACAGGCTCAAGGAGATCATCAAGTACAAGGGGTTCCAGGTGCCACCGGCCGAGCTGGAGGCGCTGCTCATCACTCACCCGGAGATCaaggacgccgccgtcgtctc TTGCTGGTGA
- the LOC127762259 gene encoding CASP-like protein 2C2 — translation MAATTAAAAAPGVVRAERLLRGGCVVMAATAALLLGFSAETKTVLFVRKTAVAKDVQALWVLTMAAAAAAGYHFAQLVRCMYCSSSGDAGAMAVAWTSFLLDKGCAYVVFASTAAALQACMVGLIGVEALQWSKLCNIYTRFCEQAAAGMLCSFLAAAGMAVLSAFSARRLFRLYSPAGHRRSCPRAAVLATSPH, via the exons atggcggcgacgacggcggcggcggcggcgccgggggtgGTGAGGGCGGAGAGGCTCCTGCGCGGCGGGTGCgtggtgatggcggcgacggcggcgctgctcctcgGGTTCAGCGCCGAGACCAAGACGGTGCTCTTCGTCCGCAAGACCGCCGTCGCCAAGGACGTCCAAGCCCTCTG GGTGctcaccatggcggcggcggcggcggcggggtacCACTTCGCGCAGCTCGTCAGGTGCATGtactgctcctcctccggcgacgccggcgccatGGCGGTGGCGTGGACATCGTTCCTGCTCGACAAG GGATGCGCGTACGTGGTGTTCGCGAGCACGGCAGCGGCGCTGCAGGCGTGCATGGTGGGGCTGATCGGCGTGGAGGCCTTGCAGTGGAGCAAGCTCTGCAACATCTACACCCGCTTCTGCgagcaggccgccgccggcatgcTCTGcagcttcctcgccgccgccggcatggcCGTCCTCTCCGCCttctccgcccgccgcctcttCCGCCTCTACTCGccagccggccaccgccgcagctGCCCGCGCGCGGCAGTACTAGCTACCTCTCCGCACTAG